From a region of the Deltaproteobacteria bacterium genome:
- a CDS encoding type IV toxin-antitoxin system AbiEi family antitoxin: MKFTKGDLEQKAAEAMRACLEDVPSVKIKGIEMERDFKGSRADLVTTVSTPTGTRYLVAEIKATGEPRVAREALNQLWRNWANQPGVVPVFIAPYISPKSAEICRQDNTGYMDLAGNCRLVLDNVFIEREGRPNPFSEKRDLQSLYSPKASRVLRVLLANPGSVWKVQDLANEAEVSLGLVANVKKSLEDREWIRKVEKGLVLREPEKLLTEWAENYSFRKNTTRDFFSLKAVVDLEADLAKVCVENKRRYALTGFSASARLAPAVRSPRTMVYVENISNELILSLGLKEVTSGANVTLLEPYDAGVFYGGKEIDGVCVASAVQIYLDLRGFRGRGEEAAAKLLDEVIRPQW, from the coding sequence ATGAAATTTACAAAGGGCGATCTTGAGCAAAAGGCGGCGGAAGCGATGCGCGCATGCCTGGAGGATGTCCCGTCTGTCAAGATCAAGGGAATCGAGATGGAACGGGATTTCAAAGGATCCCGCGCGGATCTGGTCACCACCGTCAGCACCCCGACCGGTACGCGTTATCTTGTGGCAGAAATAAAGGCGACGGGAGAACCCCGCGTCGCACGCGAGGCACTCAATCAGCTTTGGCGCAACTGGGCGAATCAACCTGGCGTCGTGCCGGTGTTCATCGCTCCTTACATTTCCCCAAAGTCAGCAGAGATATGCAGGCAGGACAACACGGGGTATATGGACCTGGCCGGGAATTGCAGGCTGGTCCTCGACAATGTTTTTATCGAGCGGGAGGGGAGACCCAATCCGTTCTCGGAGAAGCGCGACCTTCAATCCTTGTACTCCCCCAAGGCGTCGCGAGTCTTAAGGGTACTCCTGGCCAACCCCGGTTCGGTTTGGAAAGTGCAAGATCTTGCAAACGAGGCAGAGGTCAGTCTTGGACTGGTAGCGAATGTAAAGAAGAGCTTGGAAGATCGGGAGTGGATCCGGAAAGTGGAGAAGGGATTGGTACTTCGTGAACCGGAAAAGCTGCTCACCGAATGGGCGGAGAACTACTCCTTTCGCAAGAACACCACCCGTGACTTTTTCTCGCTCAAAGCGGTCGTCGATCTTGAGGCCGATCTCGCAAAGGTGTGCGTCGAGAATAAGCGGCGGTACGCGCTAACCGGGTTTTCGGCATCGGCGCGCCTGGCGCCGGCGGTACGATCGCCTCGGACGATGGTGTATGTCGAGAATATATCTAACGAGCTCATCCTCTCCCTCGGGCTCAAAGAGGTCACAAGCGGCGCCAACGTGACACTCTTGGAACCTTACGACGCGGGGGTTTTTTACGGGGGCAAAGAGATAGACGGAGTTTGTGTGGCATCAGCTGTACAGATCTACCTCGACCTCCGCGGGTTCCGTGGGAGGGGGGAGGAAGCGGCAGCGAAACTTCTTGACGAGGTGATTCGACCGCAGTGGTAA
- a CDS encoding RES domain-containing protein → MIVAWRLTKARHATIAFDGEGARLEGGRWNPRGIPVVYLADHPALAALEALIHLKGAATKIEFVMYRVEIPIEVPVLELAVADLPAGWRNEPPSPKTMAVGEKWVEEGKATVLKVPSVLVPAAANLVLNPRHKDFPKIRIGPAEKFSFDPRMWK, encoded by the coding sequence ATGATCGTAGCCTGGCGCCTGACCAAGGCGCGCCACGCCACGATCGCCTTCGACGGGGAGGGTGCGCGGCTGGAGGGAGGCCGGTGGAACCCAAGGGGGATCCCCGTCGTCTACCTGGCCGACCATCCTGCACTTGCGGCCCTGGAGGCGCTCATCCATCTCAAGGGCGCAGCTACGAAGATCGAGTTCGTGATGTACCGGGTAGAGATCCCTATCGAGGTGCCGGTGCTTGAGCTGGCCGTCGCCGATCTTCCGGCTGGCTGGCGAAACGAGCCGCCTTCCCCCAAGACGATGGCAGTCGGGGAGAAGTGGGTCGAGGAGGGAAAGGCGACCGTCCTCAAGGTCCCTTCGGTTCTGGTTCCCGCTGCAGCAAACCTCGTCCTGAATCCCCGCCATAAGGACTTCCCGAAGATCCGGATCGGCCCGGCAGAGAAGTTCAGTTTCGATCCGAGGATGTGGAAGTGA
- a CDS encoding DUF2384 domain-containing protein, translating into METVEYKDIAEVLGGRKVFGKSEWSTLMWTVQIEKGFPFHALERLKEALMLSDREISSALDVSTKTASRWRHAEKARLPVSVSDRIYRFARLFALAEHVLEDKDAARDWLREKQVGLGAHSPIELMRTEAGAREIESLLVRIEHGVLS; encoded by the coding sequence ATGGAGACGGTCGAGTACAAGGATATCGCCGAGGTCCTGGGCGGGCGAAAGGTCTTCGGGAAGTCCGAGTGGTCCACCCTGATGTGGACCGTGCAGATCGAGAAGGGATTCCCCTTCCACGCGCTTGAGCGCCTCAAGGAGGCCTTGATGCTGAGCGACCGCGAGATCTCCAGTGCCTTGGACGTGAGCACCAAGACCGCCTCGCGGTGGCGGCACGCCGAGAAGGCCCGGCTTCCCGTCTCCGTCAGCGACCGGATCTACCGGTTCGCGCGACTCTTCGCGCTCGCCGAGCATGTCCTGGAGGACAAGGATGCGGCCCGGGACTGGCTGCGCGAGAAGCAGGTAGGGCTGGGCGCGCACTCCCCGATTGAACTGATGCGCACCGAGGCCGGGGCGCGTGAGATCGAGAGCCTTCTAGTCCGCATCGAGCACGGCGTCCTCTCATGA
- the recQ gene encoding DNA helicase RecQ produces the protein MTTTSTQGTTPRDTLKAVFGFAAFRPLQEEIIEGLIRGGDYFVLMPTGGGKSVCYQIPALHRAGVTIVVSPLISLMKDQVDALVANGVSAASYNSALDETESRRVLARLHAGALDLLYVAPERLMSDAFLGRLAGIRIGLFAIDEAHCVSQWGHDFRPEYVRLGKLRSLFPTVPMIALTATADPQTRADIVERLGLHDAACRVAGFDRPNIRYLVVPKNKPFDQLVNFLAERPEDGGIVYALSRKRVEELAGKLTAKGIAAMPYHAGLPTSERTRVQEAFRRDDLRVVVATVAFGMGIDKPNVRFVVHYDIPKNIEGYYQETGRAGRDGLPAEALLLYGAGDIALCRSLIESSGNEDQKRIELHKLAAMAGFAEAVTCRRRVLLGYFGERLDADCGNCDICIDPPERFDATDDARKALSCVYRVGQRFGVGHVIDILRGADTEKIRTFGHSTLSTYGIGASLSKEAWGSVFRQLIHLGYLGQDMGNYAVLRLTEKAWPLLRGEDRVTLARLRPMPVPAGRKGKERTSAKMPYGGEGPVNEGLFQALRFLRKRLAEEQHVPSYVVFSDASLRDMAARAPVDLDAFAGVSGVGGYKRDRYGDAFLKAIQDYLEGISDNKME, from the coding sequence ATAACTACGACATCAACACAGGGAACGACGCCCCGCGATACCCTCAAGGCCGTCTTCGGTTTCGCCGCTTTCCGCCCGCTCCAGGAAGAGATCATCGAAGGATTGATCCGGGGCGGAGACTATTTTGTCCTCATGCCGACCGGTGGGGGGAAGTCAGTCTGCTACCAGATCCCGGCGCTCCACCGGGCCGGTGTCACCATCGTTGTGTCTCCCTTGATCTCCCTGATGAAGGACCAGGTGGACGCCCTCGTTGCCAACGGGGTAAGCGCCGCCTCTTATAATTCCGCCCTGGACGAGACGGAGTCCCGCAGGGTGCTGGCTCGGCTGCATGCGGGGGCACTCGACCTTCTCTACGTGGCTCCCGAGCGGCTCATGTCCGATGCGTTCCTCGGCCGGCTCGCGGGAATACGGATCGGCCTGTTCGCCATCGACGAGGCGCATTGCGTCTCGCAGTGGGGGCATGACTTCCGTCCGGAATACGTCCGGCTTGGGAAACTTCGCTCGCTCTTTCCCACCGTCCCGATGATTGCACTCACTGCGACAGCCGACCCGCAGACTCGTGCCGACATCGTCGAGCGCCTGGGCCTCCATGACGCGGCATGTCGCGTCGCCGGGTTCGACCGGCCGAACATCCGATACCTAGTGGTTCCAAAGAACAAGCCGTTCGATCAACTTGTGAATTTCCTCGCCGAACGTCCAGAGGACGGGGGGATCGTGTACGCGCTGTCCCGCAAGCGCGTAGAGGAATTGGCGGGAAAACTCACGGCGAAGGGAATTGCCGCAATGCCTTATCATGCAGGTCTCCCTACCTCCGAACGGACCCGGGTCCAGGAGGCGTTCCGGCGCGACGACCTGCGCGTTGTCGTGGCAACGGTTGCATTCGGCATGGGGATCGACAAGCCGAACGTCCGCTTTGTCGTTCATTACGACATCCCCAAGAACATCGAGGGGTATTACCAGGAGACCGGACGTGCCGGGCGCGATGGACTGCCCGCGGAGGCGCTGCTTCTGTACGGAGCCGGTGACATCGCCCTTTGCCGTTCGCTGATCGAGTCAAGCGGGAACGAGGATCAGAAACGGATCGAGCTGCACAAACTCGCGGCCATGGCTGGCTTCGCGGAGGCGGTAACGTGCCGGCGTCGGGTCCTCCTCGGCTATTTCGGCGAGCGGCTGGACGCCGACTGTGGAAACTGCGACATCTGCATCGACCCGCCCGAACGATTCGATGCGACCGATGATGCTCGCAAGGCGCTGTCATGCGTCTACCGCGTCGGGCAGCGTTTTGGTGTGGGCCATGTGATCGACATCCTGCGAGGGGCGGATACGGAAAAGATCCGGACCTTTGGGCACAGTACGCTTTCGACCTATGGCATCGGCGCATCACTTTCCAAGGAAGCTTGGGGGAGTGTATTCCGCCAGTTGATCCACCTCGGGTACCTGGGCCAGGACATGGGGAACTACGCAGTGCTTCGGCTGACGGAGAAGGCGTGGCCCCTCCTGCGTGGGGAGGACCGGGTTACCCTGGCGCGCCTGCGACCGATGCCGGTACCGGCAGGACGGAAGGGGAAAGAGCGGACCTCGGCGAAAATGCCTTACGGGGGAGAGGGCCCTGTGAACGAAGGGCTCTTCCAGGCGCTGCGGTTCTTGCGGAAGAGGCTGGCGGAGGAACAGCATGTGCCCTCCTACGTGGTTTTCAGCGACGCCTCGCTTCGGGACATGGCAGCCCGTGCCCCGGTGGACCTGGATGCCTTCGCCGGGGTGAGCGGGGTTGGGGGATACAAACGCGACCGGTACGGCGACGCATTCCTCAAAGCAATCCAGGATTACCTTGAGGGCATAAGCGACAACAAGATGGAGTAA